In the Hemitrygon akajei chromosome 20, sHemAka1.3, whole genome shotgun sequence genome, one interval contains:
- the id4 gene encoding DNA-binding protein inhibitor ID-4 yields MKAVSDVPSLKKAGCGEMALHCLSEHSLSIARCKMEEESLDLQYDMKDCYSKLKQLVPTIPPNKKVSKVEILQHVIDYILDLQLALETHPALVRTQPAASCPSAPRTPLTALNTEQSGSKVRRQEDSILCR; encoded by the exons ATGAAAGCAGTGAGTGATGTTCCTTCCCTGAAGAAGGCAGGCTGCGGTGAGATGGCATTACATTGCTTGTCAGAGCACAGTCTCAGTATCGCCCGCTGCAAAATGGAAGAGGAATCCCTGGACCTGCAGTACGACATGAAGGATTGCTACTCCAAGCTCAAGCAGTTGGTCCCCACCATCCCTCCAAACAAGAAGGTGAGCAAAGTGGAAATCCTGCAGCATGTAATCGATTACATCCTGGACCTGCAGCTGGCTCTGGAGACGCACCCGGCTCTGGTGAGAACGCAGCCGGCGGCGAGCTGCCCCTCGGCGCCCAGGActcctctgacagccctcaacaCCGAGCAG AGTGGGTCTAAAGTCAGGAGACAAGAGGACAGTATTTTGTGCCGCTGA